DNA from Rubripirellula lacrimiformis:
ACCTGCCCACGCCGGTGCCCCCGCCCCATCAAAGTGGCAAACGTGTGATCGTCGGGCACACCCCGCAGCCTGACAATCGGATCCTGGATGCAGGGCACTTGGTTTGCATCGACACCTACTGCTTTGGCGGTGGTTGCTTGACGGCGATGGATGTTGAAACCGGCGACATGATCCAAACGAATCGTCACGGTCACGTGCAACGACCGCCGATTTTATCGGCCGCACTTACCGCCAAGAAGATCGGCAAATCGATTACGAAGTTTTGTCGGCAACGCTTTGGAAACAAAACGCAGGACCTCAGCGCTCGCGAAGACAGACACCACCTGTTCGCCGACCGGTTCCCATCTAGCTAGCGCCGCGGAACACTCGCGGTGGTCACCGTTTCTTTCGGCGCTGATTGATCAGAGCATGGACGACATCGCTGCGGCGGACAACACCTAGCAATTCGTGCGGGGCCGCTCTTGTGACGACCGGGATGCAATCATCGGTTTCGGCTTGAAATAGTTCGAAGGCACGCGTCGCAGGTTCATCCGGATGCAGAACCGCGTCCGTCGCGCTGACCAAGTCTTCGGCGCAAACCAAGGTCGCGGCGCTATGGTCAAACATCACATCGCTTAGCAGCGGATAGCGAATCACGCCAACCACGCCTAAACAGTCGTCGACCACCGGATAGGTGCTGTCGTGGCTGTTTTCAATATGGTCGACCACGTCATCAAATTTGGCGGACTGATGGATCCCACTGGTCTTCCGGACCAAATCACTTACCCGCACCAAGTTATTGGCGGGTGATGCCACTTCGGTACCATCCACATTGGATCGAAAGCGATCGATCAAACTGCGGGCCTGATCCCAGGGACTGCGAGGTCTGTGGTGAATCGCTTGCGCCAGCGGGACTTCGCCGGTGACCAACAACGATTTACGGATGAAGAGTGGCCCGATGATTTCAAACAGCACCACCGACCCTAGGATGATGTCCTGGACCGGCTTTCCCAATTCAGGGTTCCGCTGGACCGCGATCGCAGAAAGTGCAATCGCGGCACCAGCCTGTGCCAACAAACAGGAACCCAACCAGTGGCGAACCTCGATCGGCTGTTTCGTCACGCGAGCGGCGATATAAACGCCAAGCACCTTCCCCGCGATCCGGAACGCGATGTAGACCACACCCAGGATACCGGCAGCAACGAATTGGTTGATATCCAGTCCCGTGCCGTGAACGGCGAAAAACAAGACGGCCAACAATCCAGACAAGTGATCCAGTTCGTCGGTAATCTTGGACTTGTAGTCCGACGTGTTGGCGACCGTGACCCCCATGATGAAGAACGTCAGCATGTAGGGATAATGCAACGATTCGTTCAGCCCCAACATGAACGTGGACGCGGCAACCAATAGCACCAACCATCGCTTGGCATTCAGCAGCCCACAACCGTAGCTGACCACCAAACCACCAAGCACGCCCAACGCGATTGACCCGGTCAAACTTGCCAGCACCCTGCCCACTTGGCTTAGC
Protein-coding regions in this window:
- a CDS encoding cation:proton antiporter domain-containing protein, whose protein sequence is MADFHLHITGTLGLLLGVCLAAGVFADLLHLPKVTAYLLVGLLVGPSLLDWVPGEHLETLEPLLMLAMAIVLFNLGCEFTFTKFRRVAKRCLVLSAGEILATFSLVMIGLLMFGCSPSMSLLLGCLAVATAPATTILVLKEFRSEGPVTESTGFLVAINNFACILMFEFGFLAIQQLQGNFETSMLSQVGRVLASLTGSIALGVLGGLVVSYGCGLLNAKRWLVLLVAASTFMLGLNESLHYPYMLTFFIMGVTVANTSDYKSKITDELDHLSGLLAVLFFAVHGTGLDINQFVAAGILGVVYIAFRIAGKVLGVYIAARVTKQPIEVRHWLGSCLLAQAGAAIALSAIAVQRNPELGKPVQDIILGSVVLFEIIGPLFIRKSLLVTGEVPLAQAIHHRPRSPWDQARSLIDRFRSNVDGTEVASPANNLVRVSDLVRKTSGIHQSAKFDDVVDHIENSHDSTYPVVDDCLGVVGVIRYPLLSDVMFDHSAATLVCAEDLVSATDAVLHPDEPATRAFELFQAETDDCIPVVTRAAPHELLGVVRRSDVVHALINQRRKKR